In the genome of Erinaceus europaeus chromosome 8, mEriEur2.1, whole genome shotgun sequence, one region contains:
- the WNT16 gene encoding protein Wnt-16 — translation MDRVALLGLSRLCVLWAVLIALFPCGTQGNWMWLGIASFGVPEKLGCANLPLNSRQKELCKRKPYLLSSIREGARLGIQECRSQFRHERWNCEVATSATPGSSHLFGNELTSGTKETAFIYAVMAAGLVHSVTRSCSAGNMTECSCDTTLQNGGSASEGWHWGGCSDDVQYGMWFSRKFLDFPDRNATGKESKVLSAMNLHNNEAGRQAVAKLMSVDCRCHGVSGSCAVKTCWKTMSSFEKIGRLLKDKYENSVQISDKIKKKMRRREKDQRKIPIDKDELLYINKSPNYCVEDKKLGIPGTQGRECNRTSEGPDGCNLLCCGRGYNTHVVRHVERCECKFIWCCYVRCRRCESMTDVHTCK, via the exons ATGGACAGAGTGGCGCTCCTGGGACTGTCCCGCCTGTGCGTGCTGTGGGCAGTCCTGATCGCGCTGTTCCCCTGCGGAACCCAAGGGAACTGGAT GTGGTTGGGCATCGCCTCCTTCGGGGTTCCGGAGAAGCTGGGCTGCGCCAATTTGCCTCTGAACAGCCGCCAGAAGGAGCTGTGCAAGAGGAAACCGTACCTGTTGTCCAGCATCCGGGAGGGCGCCCGGCTGGGCATTCAGGAGTGCAGGAGCCAGTTCAGACACGAGCGATGGAACTGTGAAGTCGCCACCTCTGCCACTCCGGGGAGCAGCCACCTCTTTGGCAATGAGTTGACTAGCG GCACCAAGGAAACAGCATTTATTTATGCGGTGATGGCTGCAGGGTTGGTGCACTCGGTGACCAGGTCATGCAGTGCAGGCAACATGACGGAGTGTTCCTGTGACACTACCTTGCAAAATGGCGGCTCAGCAAGTGAAGGTTGGCACTGGGGGGGCTGCTCTGATGATGTCCAGTATGGCATGTGGTTCAGCAGAAAGTTCCTAGATTTCCCTGACAGAAACGCCAcaggaaaagaaagtaaagtaCTATCAGCAATGAACCTACATAACAATGAAGCTGGAAGGCAG GCTGTCGCCAAGTTAATGTCAGTAGACTGTCGCTGCCATGGTGTTTCAGGCTCCTGTGCTGTGAAAACATGTTGGAAAACCATGTCTTCTTTTGAAAAGATTGGTCGTTTGTTGAAGGATAAATATGAAAACAGCGTCCAAATCTCAgacaaaataaagaagaaaatgcgCAGGAGAGAAAAGGATCAGAGGAAAATACCAATTGACAAAGATGAACTGCTCTACATCAATAAGTCTCCTAATTACTGTGTGGAGGATAAGAAACTGGGGATTCCAGGGACCCAAGGCAGAGAATGCAACCGTACATCAGAGGGTCCCGATGGCTGCAACCTCCTCTGCTGTGGTAGAGGCTACAATACCCACGTGGTCAGGCACGTGGAGAGATGTGAGTGCAAGTTTATCTGGTGTTGCTATGTCCGATGCCGGAGGTGTGAAAGCATGACTGACGTCCACACTTGCAAGTAA